Proteins from a single region of Candidatus Poribacteria bacterium:
- a CDS encoding ATP-binding cassette domain-containing protein: protein MSDIVLHVGGLRTYFRTPHGIAKAVDGVSFSIRQGETFAIVGESGCGKSVTALSIMGLVPHPAGFHAGGSVHIGETEMTALSESKKRKLRGREVAMVFQDPMTSLNAVYTVGFQIVEAIRRHGRASEADRLAAEMLDRVGIPDPSACLRSYPHQLSGGMKQRVMIAMALSCRPRLLIADEPTTALDVTVQAQILDLIRDLQRDIGMSVLLITHDLGVVRENSDRIAVMYAGQIVENASTAGLFASPRHPYTEALFRSLPSRQQRGGDLETIEGMVPLATLYPTGCRFADRCDDALPVCRETPPERFSFEAGHDALCHLYAPGAPREDHVGVPAKPMSVRPATAPAVAVQPSGGNALVEVRDLRTHFPIRKGVLRRTVGYVRAVDGVSFSIPRGRTLAVVGESGCGKTTLGKSLLRLAEPTTGEV, encoded by the coding sequence ATGAGCGACATCGTTCTGCACGTCGGCGGGCTCCGCACCTACTTCCGCACCCCGCATGGGATCGCGAAGGCGGTGGACGGCGTCTCATTCTCGATCCGGCAGGGAGAGACCTTCGCCATCGTCGGCGAATCGGGCTGCGGCAAGTCCGTCACGGCGCTGAGCATCATGGGGCTCGTTCCGCATCCGGCGGGGTTCCACGCTGGCGGCTCCGTCCACATCGGCGAGACGGAGATGACCGCGCTCTCTGAATCGAAGAAGCGCAAGCTCCGGGGACGCGAAGTCGCGATGGTCTTTCAGGACCCCATGACTTCGCTGAACGCCGTCTACACGGTAGGCTTTCAGATCGTCGAAGCGATCCGCCGGCACGGGCGGGCGTCTGAGGCGGATCGGCTCGCGGCGGAGATGCTCGACCGCGTCGGCATCCCCGATCCGTCGGCGTGCCTGCGCTCCTACCCGCACCAGCTTTCCGGCGGGATGAAGCAGCGCGTGATGATCGCGATGGCGCTCTCGTGCCGACCCCGGCTGCTCATCGCCGACGAGCCGACGACCGCGCTCGACGTGACCGTTCAGGCGCAGATCCTCGACCTGATCCGCGACCTCCAGCGTGACATCGGCATGTCCGTTCTGCTCATCACGCACGACCTCGGCGTGGTCAGGGAGAACTCCGACCGGATCGCCGTCATGTACGCCGGGCAGATCGTCGAGAACGCATCGACGGCGGGGCTCTTCGCGTCGCCGCGCCATCCCTACACGGAGGCGCTGTTCCGCTCGCTCCCGTCGCGCCAGCAGCGCGGAGGAGACCTGGAGACCATCGAGGGGATGGTTCCGCTGGCGACGCTCTACCCAACCGGATGCCGATTCGCCGACCGATGCGACGACGCGCTGCCGGTCTGCCGCGAGACGCCACCGGAGCGCTTCTCGTTCGAGGCGGGACACGACGCGCTGTGCCACCTCTACGCCCCCGGCGCGCCCCGAGAGGACCACGTCGGGGTTCCTGCCAAGCCAATGAGCGTTCGTCCTGCGACGGCTCCTGCCGTGGCAGTTCAGCCGTCCGGCGGCAACGCGCTTGTCGAGGTGCGCGACCTACGGACCCACTTCCCGATCCGAAAGGGAGTCTTGCGCCGAACGGTCGGCTACGTCCGCGCCGTGGACGGCGTGTCGTTCTCGATCCCGCGCGGCAGAACGCTCGCTGTCGTCGGCGAGTCGGGCTGCGGCAAGACGACCCTCGGCAAGTCGCTTCTGCGGCTGGCAGAGCCAACGACGGGCGAAGT